CCGTAATACGCACTTGCATTGGGATCGCCATCGGGGCTTCCCTTGTCACCCGGGTTAGCGTCGTTACCTTCGCCTCCTTTTGCGGTTCCGTCACTTTTTGGGCCATTCAAAATGCTTGAAAGGGCATCGGTGGTAGCTTTATCGGGTTTTGGGTCGGGTTTCTTTACTTCTTTCTTAGGCTGCTCTTTTACTAGTGTTTCAACTTGCTCCTTTTTGGGCTTTTCCTTTTTAATTACAGGAGCGTCTTCATTCTCCTGAGTAACCACTTCTTCCTTTATTTCCGATTTTGGCTGTGAAACAGGTTGCGCGGTCGTTTTCTGCGGTGCAGATTGAATTTTTTCAGTAGGCTGGATGTTTCCACTACCAGTATCGGTAGTTCCAAAATTTACCGCTATGCCCTGCTCCAATGGTGGATCCATATATTTCATCCCCACATAAAACAAGAGAATAAGAATGATGACATGCACGATTACCGTGATGGTCATACTTTTTCGTTTATGTTGGGTGTCAAGCAGGCTCATGGGTGAGAATTATTATTTTTTTTCTTTTTCAAAAAAATATACCGAGTAGCATTTATTAATTCGGGCGTACCGCTAATACCACTTTAAAGTTATTGCGATTTGCAATATCCATTACAAAAACGGCATCTTCAATAGGCACACCTTCTTCGGCACGTAGAATAATGGTAGGTTCTTCCTGTCCGGCAAGTGTTTTTTTCAATTCGCTCTCTATACTATACTCGCTTACACGCTCTTTATCTACATAATAAGCACCATCTTTTGTGATGCTGACGGAAGCTTTCTGAACATTTGATGTTTTCCCTTTTGCTTTGGGAAGTATCAAATCCAAAGCGTCGGGTGTTATTGCAGGCGAAGTGAGCAAAAAGAATACCAATAGCAGAAACACAATATCTGTCATGGAACTCATGCTGAACTCAGCGCTTACTTTATTTCTTCCTCTTAAATTCATTAAGCAGGTTCGTTTAAAATGTCAAGGAAATCAACGGCCGTGGCTTCCATTTGGTGTACCACCTTATCAGTCTTGACAACCAAATGGTTGTAGCCCATATAGGCAATAATCCCTACAATTAAACCTGCAACCGTGGTTGTCATGGCAGTGTAGATACCTTCTGCAAGGCTTCCCATTTCAGCTTGGCCGCTACTAGTAGCCAGTTGGTGAAATGCCAAAACCATCCCGATTACGGTTCCCAAGAAACCAATCATGGGGGCCGCTCCAGCAATTGTTGCCAATACACTTACATTTTTCTCGAGTTTATAAACCTCAAGACGTCCGGCATTTTCAATTGCCGTGTTGATGTCTTCCAAAGGGCTCCCAATTCTGGAAATTCCTTTTTCAGTTAAATGTGATACAGGAGTATTATTTTGGGCGCAAAGTACTTTTGCAGCCTGAATGTTTCCTTTGGCCACGTGGTCGCGTATCTGGTTCATAAAGTTGCTGTCCATTTTGGAAGCTGCCTTAATGGCGAAAAGTCGTTCAAAATAGATATACACCGCGACAAACAACAGTACAAAAAGCACCATTATTATTATTTGCCCCGCAACCCCTCCATTTAAAAGGAGGTCCATAATGGATAGCGTTTTTTCTTCAGAAATTGGTTCAAGATCCTGTGCTACCTCAGCACCCTCTTGAATAAAGAAGTTTAACATAAAAAAGGTTTTGTTTTAGTGAATAACGGTATAAGGTTTCAGAAATTGTTATGCATTGTGAAATAGCACTCTTTCAATCAAAAGAAATACTCCGGCCCCCGCTATAAAACCAATAAACGCAAGCCAAGTAATCTTTTTAAGATACCAGATAAAGTCTATGCGCTCCATTCCCATTGCAGCAACACCCGCTGCAGAACCAATGATGAGCATACTTCCTCCCGTACCGGCAGAATAGGCTATAAAATGCCACAAGACGGAATCCATAGGTAAATCATACATTCCCATGGAAGCAGCAACAAGCGGAACGTTATCAATAATTGCAGACAAGATACCTAGTAGTATAACCACTACATCCTGATTTGGAATAGCGCTTTGCAGCACTTCTGCAAGATAGCGGAGCGTTCCTACTTCTTCTCCATTAACAACGCCATATACCAAGCTTTCTAGTCCTGCCACTGCCATTAAAATTCCAAGGAAAAAAAGAATGCTTGAAATTTCAATACGCGACAAGGCTTTATGTGCTGAATACAAATGTCTTCTTTCTTTGCTGAAATCTTCTTCGGGGTGAATATATTCTGAAACGAGCCAAACCACGCCCAAAGCAAGCATCATGCCCATATAAGGCGGCAAATGTGTCAATGTTTTAAAGATAGGCACGGAAACAATCATTCCCAAACCTAGTAAAAGCATGGTTTTACTGCTTAAAAGAGCCTCCTCTGCTTTGTCTTCACGGGCATCAACGTCTATATTTCCACGGAATGCCGGCATATAGCTTGCTATTACGAATGGCAGGGCAAAACACACTATAGAAGGTATAACCACATATTCTATTAGACCCGCTGCAGATACTTTTTTGGCAATCCACAGCATGGTTGTAGTTACATCACCTATTGGAGACCACGCTCCACCTGCGTTAGCAGCTATAACCACCATAGCCGCATACCAAAGTCTGTCTTCTCTCTTATGGATTAATTTTCTCAATAAGGTAATCAGTACAATAGTTGCGGTAAGGTTATCTATAATAGCGGAAAGAAAAAATGCCAATATCCCTATAATCCATAATAGCTTTCGTTTGCTTTTTGTTTTTACGGCGCTTTTCAAAACTTCAAAACCGCGGTGGAGGTCAATAATTTCAACAATCGTCATAGCCCCAATAAGGAAAATGAGTATCTCTGCTGTTTTTCCTAAGTGGTGAAGGAGGGTTCCTTCAAAGCCTTCCATGGCATGCTCACCCCCGGAAAGAAAACTGAAAGCCTGCTCTTCTGTATTTATAACATCAAACCATCCACTGGTAAAACCAATTGCCAAAACGGCCCAAATAAGAGAAGCCATTATAAGCGCTGGTACCGTTTTGTCAAGTTTTAATGGATGTTCTAAGGTTATAGAAAGGTATCCGATTACAAAAATTAAAATGATAATTGATTCCATAATGAATGCTGATTATTGAAAATTATAACAATTGCTTTAACGCTATTTCAAAAGCGGTTTTGCTAATGTTTGTTTTGGTACTGTTGTTATCAAAAGTATTTTGTATCGCGTTTTTGATGGTAATTGAAGTA
The Aequorivita iocasae genome window above contains:
- a CDS encoding ExbD/TolR family protein, producing MNLRGRNKVSAEFSMSSMTDIVFLLLVFFLLTSPAITPDALDLILPKAKGKTSNVQKASVSITKDGAYYVDKERVSEYSIESELKKTLAGQEEPTIILRAEEGVPIEDAVFVMDIANRNNFKVVLAVRPN
- a CDS encoding MotA/TolQ/ExbB proton channel family protein, which encodes MLNFFIQEGAEVAQDLEPISEEKTLSIMDLLLNGGVAGQIIIMVLFVLLFVAVYIYFERLFAIKAASKMDSNFMNQIRDHVAKGNIQAAKVLCAQNNTPVSHLTEKGISRIGSPLEDINTAIENAGRLEVYKLEKNVSVLATIAGAAPMIGFLGTVIGMVLAFHQLATSSGQAEMGSLAEGIYTAMTTTVAGLIVGIIAYMGYNHLVVKTDKVVHQMEATAVDFLDILNEPA
- a CDS encoding energy transducer TonB; amino-acid sequence: MSLLDTQHKRKSMTITVIVHVIILILLFYVGMKYMDPPLEQGIAVNFGTTDTGSGNIQPTEKIQSAPQKTTAQPVSQPKSEIKEEVVTQENEDAPVIKKEKPKKEQVETLVKEQPKKEVKKPDPKPDKATTDALSSILNGPKSDGTAKGGEGNDANPGDKGSPDGDPNASAYYGTGKGLDGDGNYLLGGRKALNKEKFVQDCNEAGTVVVSIEVDRSGRVISATPGVRGTTNNSRCLLEPAKRAALATKFNADDKAPAKQIGKIIYKFSLSE
- the nhaD gene encoding sodium:proton antiporter NhaD, whose protein sequence is MESIIILIFVIGYLSITLEHPLKLDKTVPALIMASLIWAVLAIGFTSGWFDVINTEEQAFSFLSGGEHAMEGFEGTLLHHLGKTAEILIFLIGAMTIVEIIDLHRGFEVLKSAVKTKSKRKLLWIIGILAFFLSAIIDNLTATIVLITLLRKLIHKREDRLWYAAMVVIAANAGGAWSPIGDVTTTMLWIAKKVSAAGLIEYVVIPSIVCFALPFVIASYMPAFRGNIDVDAREDKAEEALLSSKTMLLLGLGMIVSVPIFKTLTHLPPYMGMMLALGVVWLVSEYIHPEEDFSKERRHLYSAHKALSRIEISSILFFLGILMAVAGLESLVYGVVNGEEVGTLRYLAEVLQSAIPNQDVVVILLGILSAIIDNVPLVAASMGMYDLPMDSVLWHFIAYSAGTGGSMLIIGSAAGVAAMGMERIDFIWYLKKITWLAFIGFIAGAGVFLLIERVLFHNA